A genomic region of Canis aureus isolate CA01 chromosome 16, VMU_Caureus_v.1.0, whole genome shotgun sequence contains the following coding sequences:
- the LOC144286976 gene encoding CMRF35-like molecule 1, giving the protein MRLLRILLLLVIQGHFSISQEATVRGTERGTLTAYCEYSPGWESYKKWWCRGKYWNSCRMLVKTTGSEQLVKKGRASIQDNHSRHTITMTLENLWYGDADIYWCGIERTGSDLGYKFSMVVDPAPDPTDFPTTVPRPTMASHTLLPSTQGLTSSQPVINPGSRSGTLVSSVAAQNPPAWILLVPLFLGTLQWLCQG; this is encoded by the exons ATGAGGCTGCTCCGGATTCTGCTCCTTCTCGTCATCCAAG GCCACTTCTCCATCTCCCAGGAGGCGACGgttagaggcacagagaggggcacACTGACGGCATACTGTGAGTATAGTCCAGGATGGGAATCCTACAAGAAGTGGTGGTGCCGCGGAAAGTACTGGAATTCCTGCAGAATGCTTGTTAAAACCACTGGGTCAGAGCAACTGGTGAAGAAGGGCCGTGCGTCCATCCAGGACAATCACAGTCGCCACACTATCACCATGACCTTGGAGAATCTCTGGTATGGTGATGCAGACATCTACTGGTGTGGGATTGAGAGAACCGGCTCTGACCTGGGGTACAAATTTTCCATGGTTGTCGACCCAG CACCAGATCCAACAGACTTTCCCACAACTGTGCCAAGACCCACAATGGCAAGTCATACCTTGCTTCCGTCTACCCAGGGCCTCACCAGCAGTCAGCCCGTGATCAACCCTGGCAGCAG GTCGGGGACCCTGGTCTCTTCCGTAGCAGCCCAGAATCCTCCGGCGTGGATCCTCCTGGTGCCACTCTTCCTTGGGACCCTGCAGTGGCTCTGCCAAGGATAA